A genome region from Gadus chalcogrammus isolate NIFS_2021 chromosome 7, NIFS_Gcha_1.0, whole genome shotgun sequence includes the following:
- the LOC130385469 gene encoding uncharacterized protein LOC130385469: MACEQGKLADFKGKTLEEITIEPRETVQTITEELDDDEESPNEESIEASGSSSSVSRMTSQEDYDSSVPPSQFSADVSESSSPSELLLQPSDSDSSGRPQRCSTPKRSSAFKPSSSSSDSRVSQRSTSSAEKKPKTTHSDPAPSSQKKKWSDKEVAAVESQMGRFITKGTTHGKEQCEECIRRCPEALKNRDWRAVKYYVRNRIVSLTRKT, encoded by the exons ATGGCATGCGAGCAGGGAAAGTTGGCAGACTTCAAAGGGAAAACATTGGAAGAGATTACCATAGAGCCCAGAG AAACTGTTCAGACAATAACAGAAGAGTTGGATGATGACGAAGAGAGTCCGAATGAAGAGTCCATTGAGGCCAGTG gATCCAGCTCCTCTGTGAGTCGTATGACAAGTCAAGAAGATTATG ACTCATCGGTGCCACCGAGCCAATTCAGTGCAGATGTTTCAG AATCAAGTTCACCTTCAGAACTTTTGCTGCAGCCTTCTGACTCAG ACTCATCAGGGCGACCCCAGCGCTGTTCCACCCCAAAACGATCATCAGCTTTTAAaccttcatcttcatcatcagacAGCAGAG TCTCACAAAGATCAACCAGTTCAGCAGAAAAGAAGCCTAAAACAACTCATTCAG ACCCGGCACCAagttcccaaaaaaaaaaatggagtgACAAGGAAGTTGCTGCTGTGGAGTCGCAAATGGGAAG GTTCATCACAAAGGGTACAACCCACGGAAAGGAACAATGTGAGGAGTGCATCAGAAGGTGTCCTGAAGCGCTCAAGAACAGGGACTGGAGGGCAGTTAAGTACTATGTCCGGAATAGGATTGTGTCTCTCACAAGGAAAACATGA